The nucleotide sequence AGGTCAGTCCGTTGCCGATCAGCGTCCCGCGGCTGGCGAACGAGGTCACCGGAGCGGGGCTGAGCACCGATCCGCCGGCCGGGTCCCTGCGCGGAGAGATCCGCCCGGTCCCCCGGACGGCCGGTTGCGACCGCGACTCCATCTGCCCACCCCGTTCGTACCCTGGCCCGTCCCCGACGGGCGCTGTGCGGCGCAACCCTAACGGCGCCGGGACGCGGCCGCCGGGATGCGCGCCGTGACGGGCCCGACACACCCCCGCAGGCCCCGGCCCGGAACCGGGACCTGCGGAGACACCGGCTACTTCAGGGCGGCGTAGAGGGCACCCTCGAAGTTCCCGTAGAGGGTCAGCGCGCCCTCGTCGATGAAGGGCAGTGAGTTGGTGTAGATCGAGGCGCAGATGCCGGTGCTGCGGTCGACCCAGAAGTGGGTGTTGAACAGCCCGGCCCACGCTCCGGTGCCGGCCCGGCGGGCGCCCGGGACGTCGGCGGTGTTGAGCAGCAGGCCGTAGCCCCACTTGAAGCCGGGGCCGGGGGTGAACGTCGCGCTGATCGCCGGATCGGCGGTCGGGATCTCGGCCGGGAAGTCGAGATCGCCGATCTGGTTGCTGAACGCGGCGTCCACCGTGTCCTGGGACAGGATCCGCTCGCCGTCGAGCTCGCCGCCGCGCAGCAGGGCCCGCTCGAACCGGATGTAGTCGCGCGGGGTCGAGTAGAGGCCGTGGCCACCGGCCCACCAGTCCGGCTCCTGTGGGAGCAGCTCGCCGGCCGACGCCCAGCCGCCGCCCTCGGCCGGGACGTGCACCGAGACGACGTTGGCCTTGCGGCCCTCGTCCAGCAGGAACATCGTGTCGTTCATCCCGAGCGGGCCGGTCACCCCCTCTTTGACCAGCACGTCCAGCCCCTTGCCGGACACCTTCTCGGCGACCTTCCCGAGCCAGTCGGTGTTGATGCCGTACTCGAAGGTGGTGCCCGGATCGGCGAGCAGCGGGGCCCCGAACGCCCCGGCGCCGCCGAGCACGTTCGGGGTCCCGGTGACCTGCTCGAAGCGGGCGAGCTTGTCGTTGAAGAACCAGTAGCCCAGGCCACTGGTGTGGGTCATCAGGTTCTTCACGGTGGCCCGGGCACCGGCCGGGCGCAGCTTCGGGGTGTCGCCGTCGACGCTCTCCAGCACCTGCAGGTCGGCGAACTCGGGCAGGTAGGTGTCGACCGGCGCGTCGAGCTCCAGCTCGCCGCGCTCCACCAGCTGCAGCGCCACCGTGGTGGCGACCATCTTGGTCATCGACATGATCCGGAACTGGGTCCCGGTGTCGACGTCGCCGGACTCCCCCACCGTCCGCGGGCCGGCGCCGCCCTCGTAGATGATCCCGTCGCGGTCGGCCGCGATCGCCGCGACGTGCGGCACCGCGCCGTCCTGCACGGCGGTCCGCAGCAGCTGGTCGAGCGCGCTTCCGTCGATCTTGTTCGCCATCCGGTCCTCCACGACCCTCGCAGTGACGTCGAGCCCTCGATGTGACGTGAGCCACGGGCACCTTCGGCGTCATCCTGGCCGATCGGGACGCCGCCCGCCCCCCTCCAACGGGTGGGTCGGCCCACCCCCGGAGTGCCGTGGCAGGAATTGATGGACCCGTGTCCTTCCTGCCCCTGTCGGCTTCCGCGGGCCGGGCGGATCCTGGTCACAGGCGGTTGGGAGCACACACCGCCGCACGTCGAACCGTACGGAGGTAGTCCTGTGTGGACCCAGATCATGTTGCTCGCGACGCTCGTCGTCGGTTCCGCCGCGACCTTCCGCGAGGTGCTGCGCGGGCGCCCCCGCCGGTTACGGACCCGGCGCGGCTACGACACCCGATCACCGTCGCTGTGAGGTCCGCGCGCGGTGACCCGGACCAGCTCCCGGGCCCGTGCCGGATCGACGGCGGTGTGCCAGCTGCCGGCCGGGTACTCGACCACCAGCGGCCCGAGGTTGCACGGGCCGAAACAGCCGCACGGGGTGACCTGCGTCGAGGTCCCCTTCGCCTCGTCGGAGAGCGCCCGGTGCGTCGCACCCGCGCCGTAGACCAGGCAGCGCGGGCCGCGGCAGACGAACAGGTGCCGGTCCGGCACGTCGAGCACCGACCATGACGGGCTGGCGAACCCGCCCGCCGAGACGGTGACCGGATCGCCCGGCTCGGCGGACAACTCGACGACGGCGTCCGCGGCGAACCCGGTCAGCCCGGGCGCGACCCGGACGTCCGGCCCGGCCGCGGCGGACTCGGACGAGGCCTGCCAGTGTGCGACTGCCCGCCCGATCCACGTCGTCAGGTAGCGGTCGGCGGGCACCGCGAGCCCCACCAGCAGGACGGCGGGTACTGCCTCCGCGGTGAGGGCGTCGAGCACCGCGGGCACCGACGGGTCCTCCTGGTCCAGATGTGCCACCC is from Pseudonocardia autotrophica and encodes:
- a CDS encoding (2Fe-2S) ferredoxin domain-containing protein, with the protein product MPETTERALVLVARPTPSGVDGRSLARLAAAVAARVPGPVRVAHLDQEDPSVPAVLDALTAEAVPAVLLVGLAVPADRYLTTWIGRAVAHWQASSESAAAGPDVRVAPGLTGFAADAVVELSAEPGDPVTVSAGGFASPSWSVLDVPDRHLFVCRGPRCLVYGAGATHRALSDEAKGTSTQVTPCGCFGPCNLGPLVVEYPAGSWHTAVDPARARELVRVTARGPHSDGDRVS
- a CDS encoding serine hydrolase domain-containing protein, yielding MANKIDGSALDQLLRTAVQDGAVPHVAAIAADRDGIIYEGGAGPRTVGESGDVDTGTQFRIMSMTKMVATTVALQLVERGELELDAPVDTYLPEFADLQVLESVDGDTPKLRPAGARATVKNLMTHTSGLGYWFFNDKLARFEQVTGTPNVLGGAGAFGAPLLADPGTTFEYGINTDWLGKVAEKVSGKGLDVLVKEGVTGPLGMNDTMFLLDEGRKANVVSVHVPAEGGGWASAGELLPQEPDWWAGGHGLYSTPRDYIRFERALLRGGELDGERILSQDTVDAAFSNQIGDLDFPAEIPTADPAISATFTPGPGFKWGYGLLLNTADVPGARRAGTGAWAGLFNTHFWVDRSTGICASIYTNSLPFIDEGALTLYGNFEGALYAALK